A single window of Bufo bufo chromosome 10, aBufBuf1.1, whole genome shotgun sequence DNA harbors:
- the C10H11orf68 gene encoding UPF0696 protein C11orf68 homolog, producing MLHWEDGERGSKGAEDYAAESMAADMDPWIIFDARKTPRAEFHEWLETYRPSRVPRFGDPEEESGPVGWIAVYGPGYCPQAEGVKELQDAWEKVQSTGHKIDYDIVRELALNHGVISGKWLIHLDTGFKVDYAWQGIATAVVEGRLSVAKVSPRHHESKHVICVYTEDFTDEEAIMQTDAVIRSSGVKCLLTYKPDVYSYLGIYRNNQWQICPTIYESRFDLECIPRRSRVTNKVTNLEVT from the coding sequence ATGTTGCATTGGGAGGATGGTGAACGAGGATCAAAAGGAGCAGAAGACTATGCTGCTGAATCCATGGCTGCAGATATGGATCCCTGGATAATCTTTGATGCTCGTAAGACCCCACGAGCAGAGTTTCATGAGTGGTTAGAAACGTACCGTCCTTCTAGGGTCCCTCGTTTTGGTGACCCTGAAGAAGAATCTGGACCAGTAGGGTGGATAGCAGTGTATGGCCCAGGTTACTGCCCACAGGCTGAAGGTGTCAAGGAGCTTCAGGATGCTTGGGAAAAGGTCCAGAGTACAGGGCACAAGATTGATTATGACATTGTTCGTGAATTAGCTCTTAATCATGGAGTAATATCTGGGAAATGGCTTATTCATTTAGACACTGGATTCAAAGTTGACTATGCCTGGCAAGGAATAGCTACTGCAGTAGTAGAAGGTCGGCTTAGTGTAGCCAAAGTGAGCCCTCGCCATCATGAAAGTAAGCATGTTATATGTGTGTACACTGAAGACTTCACAGATGAAGAAGCGATCATGCAGACAGATGCTGTAATTCGGAGTTCAGGTGTAAAATGTTTACTGACTTACAAGCCAGATGTGTACTCCTATTTAGGCATTTACAGAAACAATCAGTGGCAGATATGCCCCACTATCTATGAAAGCCGATTTGATTTAGAATGCATTCCTCGACGGTCCAGAGTTACCAACAAGGTAACCAACTTAGAAGTGACTTAA